One genomic region from Cucumis melo cultivar AY chromosome 9, USDA_Cmelo_AY_1.0, whole genome shotgun sequence encodes:
- the LOC103501397 gene encoding uncharacterized protein LOC103501397, with product MSPNLDLDLSLRFPSLRPPLPPQYSQPPTSTLPSQITNEESEAITRPNNETSNNQQQQRRRRRTRADMTRIEPPYPWSTDRRAVVHELKYLQVNNIMTIKGEVICKKCEMKYEMEYDLMNKVNEITRFFEEEIDSMHDRAPSCWTNPNLPNCSLCNEEKCVMPVTSQEDTKINWLFLFLGQFLGCLKLRQLKYFCTQTNIHRTGAKNRLLYLSYRTLFRQLQPFTNTQQ from the coding sequence ATGAGCCCCAATCTTGATCTCGATCTTTCTCTCCGTTTTCCGTCTCTTCGTCCTCCTCTACCACCCCAATATTCACAGCCACCCACATCCACATTGCCATCGCAAATTACAAACGAAGAATCCGAGGCAATCACTCGACCCAACAATGAAACTTCAAACAACCAACAACAACAACGGAGACGACGTAGAACGAGAGCCGACATGACAAGGATTGAGCCACCATATCCATGGTCGACGGACAGAAGAGCGGTAGTCCACGAACTCAAGTACCTTCAAGTGAACAACATAATGACAATCAAGGGGGAAGTGATATGCAAAAAATGTGAGATGAAGTATGAAATGGAGTATGATTTAATGAATAAGGTTAATGAAATAACAAGATTCTTTGAAGAAGAAATAGATAGTATGCATGATAGAGCTCCAAGTTGTTGGACAAATCCTAATTTACCAAATTGTAGTTTGTGCAATGAAGAAAAATGTGTAATGCCAGTGACATCTCAAGAAGATACAAAAATCAATTGGTTGTTCTTGTTCTTGGGGCAATTTCTTGGATGTTTGAAGCTCAGACAACTCAAATATTTTTGTACTCAAACAAATATTCATAGAACTGGGGCCAAGAATCGTCTTCTTTATCTCAGCTATCGTACTTTGTTTCGTCAACTACAACCCTTCACCAACACTCAACAATAA